The Rheinheimera mangrovi genome contains the following window.
CTGCGCAGCGAATTCACCCGCTTCTGGCTTCATTAGGTCAAACTCAAAGGAGCGACACAACATCTAGGGGTGAAAGGAGAACGGATCACAAGATAGAGTGGATCAAAAGCAATTGCAACCCCGCGAGCGGGCGAAAAAAGCAGCATGTTAGTATCCGCTAACGTGCGGAATAGGCTTTTAAAAACCTATTCGGGGAAGCAATAGTTTTTCAGTAAAAAATCTATTTTGTCTGTTCGGTTAAATTTTGAAAGGATCAAAAAAATCACCTTGCGCGAGGTGATTTTTTATTGAACAAAATATGAAAAAACTGAACTCAGTCGAGGTATTGGATCAGGTTTGTGAAGTGAGAAATATGTAAATTTGCACCCCATAGTTCAGTTTTATCATCTGGCCCAACATAACCAAAATCGCACATCACGGTTTGCATACCAGCACGACGTCCAGCTTCTATATCCCGTTCCGCATCTCCTATATACCAACACTGGTTTGCAGCGACTTGCATAAAGTGAGCAGCCATCCATAAAGGAGTTGGATCAGGTTTACGTTGCGCCAGACTGTCACCGCCCAATAATAAGCGGCTTTTTAGCAAGGCAGGTAACTGACGTTGTACTTTGGCGGCGAGCTTATAAGGTTTATTGGTCACTATGGCCCAGGGGATATTTCTTGCCTCAAGTGCGGCAAATAAGTCGTCAGCACCCGGAAACAAGCAGCTGTGTACACCACTATGTTCGTGGTAATAATCCAGCAGGTTTTGGCGTGCTTTGCCAAAATCAATGTCTTTTATCGCTTCACCAAAACCTAGTTGCAGTAAACCTTTGGCACCATGCGAGGCCATAGGGCGATATTCATCGTAGCTTTTTTCCGGCATGCCATGCTGTCGCAACACATAATTCAGAGCTGCGCCTAAATCCTGTGCGGTATCGACCAGCGTGCCATCCAAATCAAATAAAACAGCGGCTGGTTTTTTAAGTTGAATGAGTTGTTGGGTCATAACGGCTTTTTCGCTACTACAAAATAATTCACATCCAGCCCAGGGCCAGTGCGGAAGGATTGATTAATAGGGTTGTAGTGCAGACCAGTGGCATCCACCACCTGTAAACCGGCATCATCTATAAAACGCATCAGATCAGAAGGGCGGATAAACTTCTCAAACTCATGAGTGCCTTTAGGCACCAACTTGAGTACCTGTTCAGCACCGACTATAGCCATCAGATAGGCTTTCCAGGTTTTGTTTAAAGTTGAGAACACCAAGGTCGCGCCGGGTTTAGCTAAATCAGCACAAGCCTTCACCACAGAAGCGGGCGCTGGTACGTGCTCTAACATTTCCATGCAGGTTACTAAATCAAAGGAACCTTGATTGGCTGCGGCAAAGTCTTCCGCTGTGCTTTGTTGATACTGGACAGATACGGCAGATTCCAATGCATGTAATTTGGCCACTGTTAAAGCTTCATCAGCCATATCTATGCCTGTGACTTCTGCACCAGCTTTCGCCATCGCCTCAGCCAGAATGCCACCACCGCAGCCAACATCCACAGCTTTTTTACCAAATAAGCCTTGCACCTGATCACTGATAAAGGCCAGACGGCAAGGATTCAGTTGATGTAGCGGTTTAAACTCACCGGACGGATCCCACCAGCGAGACGCGATTTCATTAAACTTGGCAATTTCGGCCGGATCAACATTGGAAGAGGTGTTCATAAGCGTATCCATTTAAAATTTTGCCTATTATAAGGCCTTGATCTGTTTGAGCAATGCTGTACAAAGCACAACAGAACTGGCAAGGTATTTTTTCTGTGGTAGAATCCGCCTTTGTCCCGCGACCCATTACAGTAAAAAACGCGGGTATCTTGTTGATTTAAGGGAAAAAAGCTTTTTATGACAAATTTGGCCAAAGAAATTGTTCCCATTAATATCGAAGAAGAATTAAAGAATTCTTATCTCGATTATGCAATGAGCGTTATTGTGGGACGTGCCTTACCGGACGTAAGGGACGGTTTAAAGCCAGTTCACCGTCGCGTGTTGTTTGCGATGAAAGAGTTAGGCAACGACTGGAATAAAGCCTACAAGAAATCTGCCCGTGTTGTCGGTGACGTGATAGGTAAATATCACCCGCACGGTGACAGCGCAGTGTACGACACTATAGTTCGTATGGCGCAGCCATTCTCCTTACGTTATATGCTGGTTGACGGTCAGGGTAACTTCGGTTCCGTGGACGGCGACTCTGCAGCAGCTATGCGTTATACCGAAGTGCGTATGTCGCGTATCGCTGGCGAATTGTTAGCCGATCTGGACAAAGAAACAGTCGACTATGTGCCTAACTACGACGGCACAGAAATGATCCCGGCTGTATTGCCTACTAAAATTCCAAACCTGCTGGTGAACGGTTCGTCTGGTATTGCCGTTGGTATGGCGACTAATATTCCGCCACACAATTTAAATGAAGTGATTGATGCCTGTCTGGCGTTAATTGCCAATCCGGATATCAGCATTCCTGAATTGATGGAACTGATGCCAGGACCAGATTTCCCGACTGCCGCTATTATCAATGGCCGTCGTGGCATTGAAGAAGCCTATCGCACTGGTCGTGGTAAAGTTTATATCCGTGCCAGAACTCATATCGAAACCGACGACAAAACAGGTCGCGAGACTATTGTTGTTGATGAAATTCCTTACCAGGTGAACAAAGCCCGTCTGATTGAAAAAATTGCCGAGCTGGTCAAAGAAAAGCGCATCGAAGGCATTTCAGCGTTACGTGATGAGTCTGATAAAGACGGTATGCGTATTGTTATTGAAGTCAAACGCGGTGAGTCCTCAGACGTACTGCTGAACCATTTGTACACCCAAACTCAAATGCAAACTGTGTTTGGTATCAATATGGTGGCTTTGGATCAAGGTCAGCCGAAGTTGATGGGCTTAAAGCACATGCTGCAATGTTTTGTGTTGCACCGCCGCGAAGTGGTGACACGCAGAACAGTTTACGATTTACGTA
Protein-coding sequences here:
- a CDS encoding HAD-IA family hydrolase, which produces MTQQLIQLKKPAAVLFDLDGTLVDTAQDLGAALNYVLRQHGMPEKSYDEYRPMASHGAKGLLQLGFGEAIKDIDFGKARQNLLDYYHEHSGVHSCLFPGADDLFAALEARNIPWAIVTNKPYKLAAKVQRQLPALLKSRLLLGGDSLAQRKPDPTPLWMAAHFMQVAANQCWYIGDAERDIEAGRRAGMQTVMCDFGYVGPDDKTELWGANLHISHFTNLIQYLD
- the ubiG gene encoding bifunctional 2-polyprenyl-6-hydroxyphenol methylase/3-demethylubiquinol 3-O-methyltransferase UbiG, giving the protein MNTSSNVDPAEIAKFNEIASRWWDPSGEFKPLHQLNPCRLAFISDQVQGLFGKKAVDVGCGGGILAEAMAKAGAEVTGIDMADEALTVAKLHALESAVSVQYQQSTAEDFAAANQGSFDLVTCMEMLEHVPAPASVVKACADLAKPGATLVFSTLNKTWKAYLMAIVGAEQVLKLVPKGTHEFEKFIRPSDLMRFIDDAGLQVVDATGLHYNPINQSFRTGPGLDVNYFVVAKKPL